ACTACGGGCGCCTGGATGCACTGGTCAACAACGCCGGCATAGCCATCGACTGGCACCTGCGGGCGACCACCATCGACATGGAGACCGCACGCGCCACCTTGGAGACGAACCTGTTCGGCGCCTGGCGCTGCGCTCAGGCAGCCATCGCCCTGATGCGGGTCCACGACTACGGCCGGATCGTCAATGTCACCAGTTGCCTGGGCTCCCTGGAACGGATGGAAGCGGACTGTCCCGCCTACCGGATATCCAAAGCCGCCCTCAACGCACTGACCCGCATCCTGGCAGCCGAGACCGAGGACGAGAACATCAAGGTGAACGCCGCCAGCCCGGGCAGTGGCGTGGACACCCGGATGACTCGCGGCACGCCAGCACTCTCCGCTGACCAGGCGGCTGATTCCCTGCTGTGGCTGACCTGCTGCCCACCCGACGGTCCCACTGGCGGTTTCTTCCTCGGCAGAGAGCAACTGCCCTGGTAACACCATCACCGGTGCCAGGGCACATCTCGCCCGAGCCGGACCAGTACCGGCACTGTCGACTTTCTAGGCATGTTCGCGCCAAGAAGAGCGCGCCAACCCTGGCAGACGTCCGCAGATGTTCCGGCGAGGTGACCCCCGTCTCCGCCGCAGCGATGGATTTCCCGACGTGGACTCATCGCATCGCACGCAGAGGCATCGAGCCCTCGGCCCGGCTCGGCCCGGCTGGGCCGCCACCGCTGGACCATCGACCGCACGATGCCCTGGCTCGCCTGACACCGCAGACTGCACCGCCGCTAGGAAGCACGCCCGACCCCTCTCCTTGATCACCACAACGCGACCAAGGTGGCGGGCCCTACCGCTGGATGGTTCCCGGGGTGATCGTCACACGTTCGCACTCGATGAAGTCCTCCATCGCCGACGGCTCCCCGGCGGTCCCGTCCAGGGCGCACGGCACATCGGCCGCGGCGACCAGGTACCGGGCGCCCGCGCCGTCGTCCTCCGTGAACCCGTTGACGACGCCGCGCGGCAGGGACTCGATCTCGGAGAAGATCCCGAAGACCAGGGCATTGACGCGGGCTGTCCGCCCCGGCATCCGCACCACGCTGGTCGTCCCGGCCGCCAGGGCCGGGGCCAGGGAGCAGATGAGCAGGACGACCGGTGACCGGCCCGGCACGACGATTCCGGCCACACCGCGCGGGCGCCGCAGGACGAGGGAGCAGTTCCCCGGGGCGACTTCGAGGGCGCGCCCATGGCCGGTGCGTACGAGCGAGGCGAAGTAGCGCAGCCGCGACGGCGCCGTCTCCGCCTCGAAGCGCGCGTGCTGCCTCGGCCTTCCGTCCGCCTGGGCCAGCGCCTCGGTCAACTGCCCGATGTGCGCGGCGAACACGTCCGCCATCTCGTGCAGGGTCCTCGCACGCAGATGCCGGTCGTCCTTCCAGCGGGTCTCGCCGAAGGCCCGCCGGGCCGCCGCGAGCGCCCGAGCCGCCATCTCCTGCCCGTCGCCGGCCCGTCGGTCCGTGCCCCGCTCCCCCAGCGCCGGACGGATGCCGGCGCCGCCACGGCCGCCCGGACCCACCCAGGTGCCGTCGATCCAGTGCAACGCGGTCCCAGTCGTCATGGCTCACTCCCAGCTTCGTCCGGAGCGATGAGTGAACGGACACGTCGTTGTTCGGTGCTTCGCCGCCCGACATGGCCGCCGTACCGGACGACGCCGGGCGCCGTGCAACGCGCCGCGGCCCGCATCGGCCGCCTCCGCGCCGACGCCGCCGGTGTACCCGAGTGGCAGATCCGTCTCGTGCAAGAACGCTGATCGGTCTCGTGGTGGAGTCGCTCGGACTTCCGTGGCGCCCGGGGCGCCCGCTCAGCCGTTCCCGGAGTGACCGGCTGATCTGGGTGGAATCGCCGCACCGCCCACATGCCGGTGGTCCCGGCGGTCGCCGCCGGTTCACCGGCGGGTGGCCCGTCCCACGGGCCGTCCCACCATGCTGCCGTCCCCGGGTGCCGGGCGCAACGCGAACCCGGGACTCCCCCCGTGCCGGGCTTCCCTCCTGGTACGGGTGGTCGTGCCGGGCGGGGCCGCCGAGCGCGCCGGGCGGCCGGGGCGCGGCGGCCCTCAGAGCGCGCCCGGGGAGCCGCCGTCCGTCAGGGCGACGGGTGCGGGGACCTCCCACCCGGCGGGCGGTGTCCACTCCCGCCACCGCTCCCACCAGCACTCACCGCGCTCGACGAGACCGGCGACGCGGGAGGCGGCCGCCCTCACGGATGCCGCCTCCCCGGGCGTGAAACCGCCCGTGCGCACGCGTTCCTCGAAGTGCTCGACGTCCTTCCACCGATACGGGGAACCGTCGCCCGGGATGACGAGGTCCAGCTCGTGGTCGAGCGTGTCGAACCCGTGCGCCGTACGGGTGTACGGCGCCTGGAAGTTGACGTACCACTCCCTCAGTCCACCGCCCTCCCAGCGGCCCCACACCGCGTACTCCTCGCCCGGGCGCTGGAGTTGGAGCACACCGCTCGACTGCCACACGTGCGGGAACTCGCGCCAGGGGTGCGGGCCCCAGCGGAAGTCCCCCTGCCCGAAGGTGAGGGGCGTGCCCTGGGCCAGGTACACGGCGAGCGCGTGCTCGTCGTCACCGGCCACCCGCACGGGGAGGACCAGCCATTCGCGCCCGTCCAGCATCTCTCTGCGGACGATGGCCTCGCCCACGCGGAATCGTCTGCCCATGGGGCGCCACCCTACGGTGGCGGGCAGCTGCGCCGGCGACGCCGGTGAGCGGCCGGCCGGTGCCGCCGCGGGGCCTCGCGGGAGGGGTCAGCCGGACGGCGACGGGCAGAGCCGCACCCCCAGCACGGCGTTGCCGCCGGTGCCGTACCCGGGGAACGCCACGGGACACCGCCCGCCCACCCCGGTTCGCGCAGGGCACGCCGGCCGGAGGAGACTGGGGACCGGACAGAGAGGAAGTGGGACATGACTGCCCGAACCGAGAAGGCCGTACTGGCCGGCGGCTGCTTCTGGGGGATGCAGGACCTCATCCGCAGGCAGCCGGGCGTGCTGGCCACCCGGGTCGGCTACACCGGGGGCGACACCCCCGACGCCACGTACCGGAACCACGGGGACCACGCCGAGGCGATCGAGATCGTCTACGACCCCGGCGCGACGAGTTACCGGGACCTGCTGGAGTTCTTCTTCCAGATCCACGACCCGACCACCAAGGACCGCCAGGGCAACGACGTTGGCCGCAGCTACCGCTCCGCGATCTACTACACGGACGAGGAGCAGCGGCGCGTCGCGGTCGACACCATCGCCGATGTCGAGGCGAGCGGGCTGTGGCCGGGCTCGGTGGTGACCGAGGTGGAGCCCGAGGGCGACTTCTGGGAGGCGGAGCCGGAGCACCAGGACTACCTGGAGCGGTACCCGGACGGCTACACCTGCCACTTCCCCCGCCCCGGCTGGAAGCTCCCCCGCCGCGCCGCCGGCGCGGCGAGCTGACCGCCCGCACAGCCATCCCTTCCGGCTGTCCGGCCAAGGTGCGGCCGCGCCGCAGACCCTGGTCACCGGGCCCGCCGGGCAGTCCCCGCGCACGGGATGCGCACGGCTTGACCTCCTGAGCCGGGCAGGCTTAGCGTGACCAGCCCGGTTCGACAGAGGCCACCAGCCGGTGCCGGCGACCGGGCCGGAGAAGCGCGACGAGGCGGGACGGCGATGACGGACGGGGGGCCGGCCATGAGGGACGGCGGACGGAGTTCTGACAGTTTCGAGCGGGACGCACGGGAGATGGCCCGGTTCCTGGCGCACTACCGCGAGTCCGTCGCATGGCGGAACCGCATCGCGTTGGTCTGCGTGTGCGTGGCGGTGTGCCTGTCCGCATTCGCGGTCGGCGTACTCGTCTTCTAGTGCCGCATCAAGCAACGTTCGCCCCGTCGCGGCGCCCGGCACGGCAACTCGCGGCGTTGCCGGATCAACCGAGTAGGCCCACTACGAGGTCGATCCGGCGCCTTGCGACGTACCGCACCGGACGCCGCTCCTTGACGGGCAAACCTTGCCTGACGCGGCACTAGCTAGCGTGTTGCGGGAGTAGCTCCGTCCTCCCGCAGGGGCGGGTTTCCGGGGACTTTCGCACACGCCCCAGAGCCGGGGAAGGACGCCGGTGCCCCGCCCCGGTTCTCGTGCGCTCCGCTCCGGCGGAGAGCCGGGACCACGCCCCGGCAAGAGGCGCGGGCGTCAGCCGTCGTCGCCGTCCGCGGTGAAGGTGAACGTGACGGACGGCGGATTGTGGTCGGACAGCGGCTTCCCCTTGCCGTCGAGGAACCGTTCGTACTCGTTGCCGTAGCGGACCGCTTCCAGCGTCAGCCCCGGACCGCTGCGGTAGAAGATCTTGTCGAGGAGCTCGCACGCGGTGGATTCCTTGCACGTGGGTGCCGAGTCGTCGACTCCGGGCGTCGAGCCGCCCCTGACCAGCTGGACCCAGGCGTCGGTGAGCCCGTTGCCGTCCCGCAGTTCGCGGATGACGTCGCCGGATCTCGTGTAACGGCTGTTCGTGTCACCGGTGACGATGACGGCCCTCCCGGCGGAGTGCTTCTTGATGTAACCGGACAACTGCCGGACGTTGTCACGGCGGGCGCGCAGCATGTCCTCGGTGCCGGAACCCGCGTTCATGTGCGCGTTGTACAGGTCGAGCGACCGCCCGCCGGGAAGTTCCAGCCGCAGGTACGTGAAGCCCTTCGGCGTGAGGCAGTCGGCGTTGGTGCACCGGTTCCACGTCACCCGGTCGAGTTTCCTGAGCTTGAAACCGGACAGGGTGTTGAGACCGTCCGAGAAGGGCACACCGGGCACCGGCACCCACGAGGGAACCGAGGGAGGTGTCCGGTAGCGGTGCTCGTCATGCTTGACGAGGTCGGCGTGGTACGCGAAGTCCTCCTGGACGTTCACGACGTCGTAGGCGTTGATCCTCTTGGATATCTCCTTCGTGTTCCGCGCGGGCCGACTGCCCGACAGGGGTTCGGGAAGTCCGGCGATGTTGTAGGTCAGCACGTCGAAGGTGCCGGTGAGGGGCGCGGTCGGGGAGTCGTCCGCGTATGCGGCGGGGGACGCGACCGTGGCCGCGACGACCGCCGTCAGGCTCAGGCAGAGCATGCCGAACCGTGCTGCTTCACGTGGTGCGGACATGTCTTGGCCCTTCTCTGGGGGGACGGCGGAGGACGTCGGCACTACGGGAGACCACGGCCCGTGCGGGCCGACGACGGGCGCAGCCGGGGTGGCCGCACCGGATCTGCGGCACGCAGGTCGCCGCCTGCGGCACGGCACCCGTCGTGACGCCGCCGGCTCCGGCCCGTGCGGGCGCGGACACCGCTCCGGCGTGGAACACCCGCGCCGGCTCGAACTGACGGGTTGTCATGAACTCATCTTCACGGTTGCGGACGGCCGGGCACAACCGTCCGGTCCGGCCGGGCGGTCCTCCGCTGCCCCCGACGGCGGCGCAGCGGCCGCCGAACCCGCGGCAAGTCGGCCCAACACTCTTGCCGGACCGCGGACATGGGGCGGGCCGGCAGCACCTGCCCGACGCCTGTTCCGCCGATACGCGCACCGTCTCCACGGCATCCGGCACCTGACCGCCCGGTGTCCGGCGCGCCGTGGCCGCGGGGGAATCGACGCCCCTGCGGCCAGGTCATCCCTCACTCGGAGGGTGAGGTGCTCCCGATCCGGGGGAACGGGGTGGTCGAGAAGATCACCTCGACCGGGACCTCGAAGTACTCCGCGATCCGCAGGGCCAGGTACAGGCTGGGACTGTACTCACCGCGCTCCAGATAGCCCACCGTCTGGTAGTGCACCCCGAGGGCGTCGGCGAGCTGCCTGCGGGTGATGGCGCGCTCCACCCGCAGCATGGCGATGCGGTTGTGTACCGTCTCGGTCCCGGCGCCGCCCCGGGAGCGTCCCTGTTCACCGGCTGCCCGTCGGCCCGCGGCGGGCTTGTCGGTGCCGGTGCCGGGCCGGGGATCCGACGCCCCGGTCTCCGGCTCAGGCGCCGACGTGCCGCGGCGCGTCAGACCGCCCTTCCTGCCGGATGCCCTGTCACCCAACGCGCTTCAAAGCCTCCTGCTGCCGTGCCTCTACCTTCGATCCCGTCTCACCGCGCGCCGTACGGCCCAGGACCTTCGGCGCGATCAGCAGCGCGACGACGGCCCAGGCGAGCAGCACGACCGCGGTCATGGGCCTGCGCCAGGAGTCGCCGAGCTCGACCGCGACCGCCGCCTCGGGCAGCAGCGCGGCGCGCGTGCCCAGTCCCACCCAGTACACGGGAAAGACCTGCGCGACGCCCTGGAGCCAGCCCGCCAGTGAGGTGATCGGATAGAAAATACCCGAGATCGCCATCAGACCCATCGTCGGGAAGATGCCCCAGGTGTTCGCGCCGCGCGGGTTCTTGACCATCGCCCCGATGATCAGGCCGATCGGCAGGGTGGCGAGCAGCCCGAGGCCCAGCACCCACAGCAGGTTCAGCCACTTGGCGAGGTCCCCGGTCACCAGGTCGTCGAAGAGGAACACGCTCGGCACCAGGATGATCGTCAGTGTGAGCACGGTACTCAGAGCAATTCCCAGCACCCGGCCGGCGATGTAGCCGACGAGACCCTGCGGTACGGTCCTGGCCCGCAGCAGCGTGCCGTCCTCCCGCTCGGCCGCCAGCGCGAACGCCGCACCGCCCAGCGCCTGGAAGGCCAGCAGTCCGCCGATCATGCTCGGCATGGAGAGCGTCGCCAGCGAGAGGCCCGTCCCCTCCACGGTCGAGTTCCGCATGAAGAACAGCACCCCGAGGAACACGCCCCCCAGGACGAGGTAGTAGACGATGTCGCCGGGCGAGGTCACGCTCTGCCGGAACTCGGTCCGGCCGCGGCGCAGGCCGAGCCGTACCGCGTAAACGGTGGGATTCACTTGCCCGCCTCCCGGAACGCCGCGATCGCCTCTTCGGACCGGCCGGCCTCGTGCTGCCGGACCATGGCCATGTACGTGTCCTCCAGGCTGGCCCTGCGCACCTCGAGGTCACGAACCCGGTCCCCGTGCTGCTTGAACAGCTCGTGGACGAACACGCCGGCGTCCGGGGCGGCGTGGACGTAGTGCTCGCCGCCGACGCTCCAGCGGACCTCGGCCTTGCCCTCGGTCTCCCTGGCAAGCTGGTCGGCACTGCCGTCGGCGACGATCCGGCCGCCGGCCAGGATCAGGATGCGGTCGGACAGCTTCTCGGCCTCGTCCAGGTCGTGCGTGGTAAGCAGGATCGTGGTGTCCTCCAGGTCGGAGAGCCGGTGCACCACGTCGTGGAAGTCCCGCCGCGCCTTGGGGTCGAACCCGACGGTGGGCTCGTCCAGGAACAGCACCTCGGGCCGGCCGACGATGCCGATGGCGACGTCGAGGCGACGGCGCTGACCGCCGGACAGGGATGCGATCCTCTGGTCCGCCTGCTGCTCCAGGCCGACCATGGCGATCAGCTCGTCCACGTTCCGCGGGCGGGGCCGCTCGGCGGTGGAGTAGGGCCGGTAGAAGTCACCGAGCTGGGCCAGTAGTTCCCGGACCTTCCACTTCCCGTGGTCGCGCCACGACTGGAGCACGATGCCCAGCCGGGCGCGCCACCGCTCGTCGCCCCTGGCCGGATCGACGCCGAGCACACTGACCTCACCCGCCGAACAGGTGCGGAACCCCTCCATGATCTCGATGATCGTGGTCTTCCCGGCGCCGTTCGGCCCCAGCAGAGCGAGGACCTCGCCCCTCCGAACGCCGAAGTCGACTCCGTTCAGCACGCACTTGGAGCCGTACCGCATCCGGAGTCCGCGGACGTCGATCGCCCGTTCCCCTAAGGCGCCGCCCAGTGCTCCCTCTGCCTGACCCAGCTCTTGCAGATCGCCGGCCCCTGCCATAGGCCCCCACCTCTCGATCACATTTGTTAGATCAACGATAGTATCTCTACTACGAACTGCACAAGTCACACAGTCGATGGTTCGTGACGCATCGTGAGGAGGTGCGCCACAGAACCAGGGGCGGTTCCGGGACGGCACCGGCGACCGCGGAGCGCGGACGTCGCAGTACGGGCCCGGCACGCCGGGCGCCTCGGCCGACAGGGCCCGGGATCGACCTGGAGCCGTACCTGCGGCGCGACCAGGGACGTGGGCAGGCCGTCGGGAAGGGCCGGGCGCTCCCCGCGCCGTTCGGCCGCGCCTCGGCTCCCCTTTCCCACGTGGCGATGTCGGGCTTTGGCGTGTGAGGTCGTCCAACGCGGGCGTCGTCCCTCGCAGCCTGCTCGACGGCGTCCGGAACCGGCGCCGGACGTGGCCGGGCGGAGGATCGAGCGGCCGTGGAGCAGCGGGCCGAGCGAGCCTCGATCCGCTGCAAACGGCGGTGTTGCGATGCTCGTCGGCGACGAGCACGCCGAGAACCGGAGGCATGACGATGAGTCAGAATGTCGAAGCCGTAGGCCGGATGATCCAGGCGTGCAACACGGGCAGGACCGGTGACGTCCACGCGTTCCTCGACCCGGAGCACCTGAATCAGGCCACGATCGAGCACGGGTTCGGGAAAGGGCCCGAGGCGTTCGCGAGGGCGGTAGCCTGGCCGCGGATGACCTTCCCCGAGGACGCGCACCGCGCATCTGGGAGGAGGTCGAGATCGAGGAGCGGGGCGACTGGGTCCGGGCGTACCTGGTGCTCTACGGCCGGCACGTCGGACCGTTGGCGGGCTTCGCACCCACCAGCCGCCGCTTCACGGGTGAGCAGATCCATTCGCTGCGCGTCGTCGACGGCAAGGTCGGGGAGCATCGGGACTGGCCCGAGTACCGGGGCACGTGTCGCCGGCTCGGTGAGCCGTGGCCGGAGTCGTGGGACCGGCGCCGATAGAGCGCGACCGTGCGAGGAGCCGATCATGACCGAACTGCGAACCGTCGACTTCTGGTTCGACCCCGTCTGCCCGTACACGTGGATCGCCTCGCGGTGGATGGTGGAGGTCACCAAGGTCCGGCCGGTGGGCGTCCGCTGGCGGGTGATGAGTCTTTCGGTGCTCAACGAGCACCGGGACGACGACCCCGAGGGCGACTGGGAGGACTACATGTGGGCTCCGGTGCGGGTGTGTGCCGCCGTGGAGGAGCGGTTCGGCCAGCAGGCGCTCGGCGACCTCTTCACGGCGATGGGCACCCGCTTCCACCTCCGGGGGGACTGGGGGAACCTCACCGCGGTACTGGCGGATGCCGGGCTGCCGGAGGAGATCGCGGAGGCCGCCGAGTCCACCGCCTACGACGAGGTAATCCGATCCTCGCACGCGCAGGCCGTCGCCCTGGCCGGCGGTGACATCGGCACCCCGGTGGTCTCGGTCGCCGGTCCCGGTGGCCAACGTGTCGGCTTCTTCGGTCCGGTCGTCTCCCCCGCGCCCACCGGGGAGGCGGCCGGACGGCTGTGGGACGGTTTCGTGCTGATGGCCGCTGTTCCGGGCTTCCATGAGGTCAAGCGCACCCGGACCGGCGAGCCCCGGTTCGACATGGCCGACTGACCCGCACGTCCGGTGGGGCCCGCGCCGCCTACCGCTGCCGGTGCACGTGCCGGAGCACGGCCTCGGCGAGCGGCCGGTACACCGGGCCCGGCAACGCGTGCCCCCGTGCCCGCGATCCCCGCCAGCTCCGGGTGTCCTCCGCCGCCCGGCCGGGCAACACGGCCTGCGCCCCTCAGAGACGAACCATCCTCTCGGAGCCGCCTACGCGCGGGGGACGCACTCAGGACCTCGGGCCCTCCGGAGGAGAGCGAGCGGGAACCCGGCGAGCCGGGCCCCCCGCCCTCTCCCCGTTCAGCGGTCGCGGAGTCGGGCCAGGGTGTGGTCGAGCTCGGCGGCGCGGGGGCGGTTGTGGGGGAGCTTGGCGAGCATGGCGGCCATGCCGCAGGTGTTGGTGAGGGCGGAGACGGCCAGTCCGGCGGCGATGCCCGCCGACAGGATCTGGAATGCGGGATGGACGAGGAGGCCGAGGAGGAGGCCGAGAAGGACGACGGCGCCGGCGGTGAGGCGGACCTGTCGTTCCATGCCCCAGGTGGCGCGAGTGGCGCCCTGGGGGCGGTGCAGGTCATGGCCGTCGGCAGCCCAGGCACCGGTGCCGCCGGAGAGCGTGGCGGTGGCGATGCCGTTCTCGGCGAGGATCCGGCAGGCGTTCTCCGAGCGGGCGCCGGAAGCGCAGACGACGAGGACGTCGCCGCGGTCGGCGACGTGGCGGATGTCGGGCAGGGCCCGCTGGATCTGGTCGA
The genomic region above belongs to Streptomyces marianii and contains:
- a CDS encoding ABC transporter ATP-binding protein, encoding MAGAGDLQELGQAEGALGGALGERAIDVRGLRMRYGSKCVLNGVDFGVRRGEVLALLGPNGAGKTTIIEIMEGFRTCSAGEVSVLGVDPARGDERWRARLGIVLQSWRDHGKWKVRELLAQLGDFYRPYSTAERPRPRNVDELIAMVGLEQQADQRIASLSGGQRRRLDVAIGIVGRPEVLFLDEPTVGFDPKARRDFHDVVHRLSDLEDTTILLTTHDLDEAEKLSDRILILAGGRIVADGSADQLARETEGKAEVRWSVGGEHYVHAAPDAGVFVHELFKQHGDRVRDLEVRRASLEDTYMAMVRQHEAGRSEEAIAAFREAGK
- a CDS encoding ABC transporter permease; its protein translation is MNPTVYAVRLGLRRGRTEFRQSVTSPGDIVYYLVLGGVFLGVLFFMRNSTVEGTGLSLATLSMPSMIGGLLAFQALGGAAFALAAEREDGTLLRARTVPQGLVGYIAGRVLGIALSTVLTLTIILVPSVFLFDDLVTGDLAKWLNLLWVLGLGLLATLPIGLIIGAMVKNPRGANTWGIFPTMGLMAISGIFYPITSLAGWLQGVAQVFPVYWVGLGTRAALLPEAAVAVELGDSWRRPMTAVVLLAWAVVALLIAPKVLGRTARGETGSKVEARQQEALKRVG
- a CDS encoding helix-turn-helix transcriptional regulator, with protein sequence MLRVERAITRRQLADALGVHYQTVGYLERGEYSPSLYLALRIAEYFEVPVEVIFSTTPFPRIGSTSPSE
- a CDS encoding SDR family NAD(P)-dependent oxidoreductase — encoded protein: MTYEDAVLTLCERVRTEPWSDCMGSVNGSSVTPRVAVVTGSNRGLGLAIGRALARTGDHVVVVTGRSEQDAQSAAARLRLDTEVMAHTLDVTDPASVCQLFADVERNYGRLDALVNNAGIAIDWHLRATTIDMETARATLETNLFGAWRCAQAAIALMRVHDYGRIVNVTSCLGSLERMEADCPAYRISKAALNALTRILAAETEDENIKVNAASPGSGVDTRMTRGTPALSADQAADSLLWLTCCPPDGPTGGFFLGREQLPW
- a CDS encoding aldehyde dehydrogenase family protein, whose amino-acid sequence is MTTGTALHWIDGTWVGPGGRGGAGIRPALGERGTDRRAGDGQEMAARALAAARRAFGETRWKDDRHLRARTLHEMADVFAAHIGQLTEALAQADGRPRQHARFEAETAPSRLRYFASLVRTGHGRALEVAPGNCSLVLRRPRGVAGIVVPGRSPVVLLICSLAPALAAGTTSVVRMPGRTARVNALVFGIFSEIESLPRGVVNGFTEDDGAGARYLVAAADVPCALDGTAGEPSAMEDFIECERVTITPGTIQR
- a CDS encoding endonuclease/exonuclease/phosphatase family protein, which codes for MSAPREAARFGMLCLSLTAVVAATVASPAAYADDSPTAPLTGTFDVLTYNIAGLPEPLSGSRPARNTKEISKRINAYDVVNVQEDFAYHADLVKHDEHRYRTPPSVPSWVPVPGVPFSDGLNTLSGFKLRKLDRVTWNRCTNADCLTPKGFTYLRLELPGGRSLDLYNAHMNAGSGTEDMLRARRDNVRQLSGYIKKHSAGRAVIVTGDTNSRYTRSGDVIRELRDGNGLTDAWVQLVRGGSTPGVDDSAPTCKESTACELLDKIFYRSGPGLTLEAVRYGNEYERFLDGKGKPLSDHNPPSVTFTFTADGDDG
- a CDS encoding ester cyclase — encoded protein: MLYGRHVGPLAGFAPTSRRFTGEQIHSLRVVDGKVGEHRDWPEYRGTCRRLGEPWPESWDRRR
- the msrA gene encoding peptide-methionine (S)-S-oxide reductase MsrA, which translates into the protein MTARTEKAVLAGGCFWGMQDLIRRQPGVLATRVGYTGGDTPDATYRNHGDHAEAIEIVYDPGATSYRDLLEFFFQIHDPTTKDRQGNDVGRSYRSAIYYTDEEQRRVAVDTIADVEASGLWPGSVVTEVEPEGDFWEAEPEHQDYLERYPDGYTCHFPRPGWKLPRRAAGAAS
- a CDS encoding DUF402 domain-containing protein, translating into MGRRFRVGEAIVRREMLDGREWLVLPVRVAGDDEHALAVYLAQGTPLTFGQGDFRWGPHPWREFPHVWQSSGVLQLQRPGEEYAVWGRWEGGGLREWYVNFQAPYTRTAHGFDTLDHELDLVIPGDGSPYRWKDVEHFEERVRTGGFTPGEAASVRAAASRVAGLVERGECWWERWREWTPPAGWEVPAPVALTDGGSPGAL
- a CDS encoding mycothiol-dependent nitroreductase Rv2466c family protein; protein product: MTELRTVDFWFDPVCPYTWIASRWMVEVTKVRPVGVRWRVMSLSVLNEHRDDDPEGDWEDYMWAPVRVCAAVEERFGQQALGDLFTAMGTRFHLRGDWGNLTAVLADAGLPEEIAEAAESTAYDEVIRSSHAQAVALAGGDIGTPVVSVAGPGGQRVGFFGPVVSPAPTGEAAGRLWDGFVLMAAVPGFHEVKRTRTGEPRFDMAD
- a CDS encoding rhodanese-like domain-containing protein, encoding MVTPTTLGPGEARTRLHELTVIDVRTPGEYAGGHLPGALNIPLDQIQRALPDIRHVADRGDVLVVCASGARSENACRILAENGIATATLSGGTGAWAADGHDLHRPQGATRATWGMERQVRLTAGAVVLLGLLLGLLVHPAFQILSAGIAAGLAVSALTNTCGMAAMLAKLPHNRPRAAELDHTLARLRDR